One genomic region from Nocardioides plantarum encodes:
- a CDS encoding acyltransferase family protein, whose product MTLLDRPGNPGSSDDGRPSGKRAARPSGAVGGHRIRKDVEGLRAIAVLLVLPYHAGLKLLHGGFVGVDVFFVISGFVITAQLLREADRDGHVSLGRFYARRAKRLLPAAGLVLVATAAMVYFLVPKIRWANTGGDIVASALYFINYHLTGRAVDYLNEDIAKSPVQHYWSLSVEEQFYFVWPLLVLLAIWITNRMHRKATAAAGAVDSGESPSGPPLFRPVLLAVIGSLALVSLIWSTYSAHHSPDSAYFDTTGRMWEFAAGTIVAILITRFDRFPQWFGAALAWTGLLMILAAGFFYTDATTWPGAAALLPILGASFFIAGGAAAGSKGPVLILGNRPIQFIGALTYSLYLWHWPLLTVARDRYDGISVPVGMLIVILCVIPAWLSYKFVENPIRHSKFVSDHVRVALGVGVVSTLIAVVAGLMLALGFANASSTSSGPAPTSPFATDLPSAVAPDEPWDYDALPAPPLPTPPKTYGSLGDITPNPLAAVEDVPDLYDQGCQTAQDSAEVNVCTYGPDDADLTIAVVGDSKAAQWVPALQALTEKNNWKVTTYTKSACPFVDASVTLNGEAYSTCRDWGKDVLSRLTGDEKPDVVLTAQARRTAIVDENGDPKDTSEDAMRAGMESYWKKLQDAGVKVVGLADTPQTFKEVYTCVSEEFDKDVTPCGYDRQKGVDASGLSVQREAAEKAKIPFLDMTDYICPEGKTCPPIVGNILVYRQGSHITKTYVESLAPVLGRALENAVTWSEKQGDN is encoded by the coding sequence ATGACCCTGCTCGACCGCCCCGGAAACCCCGGGAGCTCCGACGACGGCCGGCCCTCCGGCAAGCGCGCGGCCCGACCCAGCGGCGCCGTCGGCGGCCACCGGATCCGCAAGGACGTCGAGGGCCTGCGCGCCATCGCCGTCCTGCTGGTGCTGCCCTACCACGCCGGACTCAAGCTGCTCCACGGCGGCTTCGTCGGCGTCGACGTCTTCTTCGTGATCTCCGGGTTCGTGATCACCGCGCAGCTGCTGCGCGAGGCCGACCGTGACGGTCACGTCTCGCTGGGCCGTTTCTACGCCCGGCGCGCCAAGCGCCTGCTGCCGGCCGCCGGGCTGGTGCTGGTCGCGACCGCGGCGATGGTCTACTTCCTGGTCCCCAAAATCCGGTGGGCCAACACCGGTGGCGACATCGTCGCCTCGGCCCTCTACTTCATCAACTACCACCTCACCGGCCGGGCGGTCGACTACCTCAACGAGGACATCGCCAAGTCCCCGGTGCAGCACTACTGGTCGCTGTCGGTCGAGGAGCAGTTCTACTTCGTGTGGCCGCTCCTGGTGCTCCTGGCCATCTGGATCACCAACCGGATGCACCGCAAGGCCACCGCCGCGGCCGGCGCGGTCGACTCCGGGGAGAGCCCGTCGGGGCCCCCGCTCTTCCGCCCGGTGCTCCTGGCCGTGATCGGGAGCCTCGCCCTGGTCTCGCTGATCTGGTCGACCTACTCCGCCCACCACTCGCCCGACTCGGCCTACTTCGACACGACCGGACGCATGTGGGAGTTCGCCGCCGGCACCATCGTGGCGATCCTGATCACCCGCTTCGACCGGTTCCCGCAGTGGTTCGGCGCGGCCCTGGCCTGGACCGGGCTCCTGATGATCCTCGCGGCCGGCTTCTTCTACACCGACGCCACGACCTGGCCCGGCGCGGCCGCGCTGCTGCCGATCCTCGGCGCCAGCTTCTTCATCGCGGGTGGCGCCGCGGCCGGGTCCAAGGGGCCGGTCCTCATCCTCGGCAACCGGCCGATCCAGTTCATCGGAGCCCTGACCTACTCGCTCTACCTGTGGCACTGGCCGCTGCTGACCGTGGCCCGCGACCGCTACGACGGCATCTCGGTCCCGGTCGGCATGCTCATCGTGATCTTGTGCGTGATCCCGGCGTGGCTGTCCTACAAGTTCGTCGAGAACCCCATCCGCCACTCGAAGTTCGTCTCCGACCACGTCCGGGTCGCCCTCGGTGTCGGCGTCGTGTCGACGCTGATCGCCGTGGTGGCCGGGCTGATGCTGGCGCTCGGCTTCGCCAACGCGAGCTCGACGAGCAGCGGACCGGCGCCGACCAGTCCGTTCGCCACCGACCTCCCGTCGGCCGTCGCACCCGACGAGCCCTGGGACTACGACGCGCTCCCGGCTCCTCCTCTGCCCACCCCACCGAAGACGTACGGCAGCCTGGGTGACATCACCCCCAACCCGCTCGCGGCCGTCGAGGACGTGCCCGACCTCTACGACCAGGGCTGCCAGACCGCCCAGGACTCGGCCGAGGTCAACGTGTGCACCTACGGCCCCGACGACGCCGACCTCACGATCGCGGTCGTCGGCGACTCCAAGGCGGCCCAGTGGGTGCCGGCCCTGCAGGCGCTGACCGAGAAGAACAACTGGAAGGTCACGACCTACACCAAGTCGGCGTGCCCGTTCGTCGACGCCTCCGTCACGCTCAACGGCGAGGCCTACTCGACCTGCCGCGACTGGGGCAAGGACGTCCTCAGCCGCCTGACCGGCGACGAGAAGCCCGACGTCGTGCTCACCGCCCAGGCCCGGCGGACCGCCATCGTCGACGAGAACGGCGACCCCAAGGACACCAGCGAGGACGCGATGCGCGCCGGCATGGAGTCCTACTGGAAGAAGCTCCAGGACGCCGGGGTCAAGGTGGTCGGCCTCGCCGACACCCCGCAGACGTTCAAGGAGGTCTACACCTGCGTGTCCGAGGAGTTCGACAAGGACGTCACCCCGTGCGGCTACGACCGCCAGAAGGGCGTCGACGCCAGCGGGCTCTCGGTGCAGCGGGAGGCAGCCGAGAAGGCCAAGATCCCGTTCCTCGACATGACCGACTACATCTGCCCCGAGGGCAAGACCTGCCCGCCGATCGTCGGCAACATCCTCGTCTACCGACAGGGCTCCCACATCACCAAGACCTACGTCGAGTCGCTCGCCCCGGTCCTGGGCCGCGCCCTCGAGAACGCCGTCACCTGGTCCGAGAAGCAGGGAGACAACTGA
- a CDS encoding glycosyltransferase family protein, with protein MSRAQDALKRRARKGAKRAVVTLRRARTRTRVLGGRRDVPKLDAVTLPRHAPARDVHAAVVLDEFSVLALGYEWRQTPVRPDSWRAALEADRPDVLFVESAWNGNDGTWRLHLTGSPSEELQALVAWCREQQVPTVFWNKEDPPNYDLFLETARLFDQVFTVDADRIPHYKSDLGHDRVDLLQFAAQPQIHNPVRRGKGRVYPVAFAGTWFADKHPDRRRQLTYLLSPARDFGLHIWSRMMSEDKRYQFPREFSPYVVGSLPYPKMLAGYTAYQVFLNVNSVTTSKTMCSRRLFELSAAQTAIISTPSPAIAPVFGADVEVVHDSDETRAALEVLLGHDDLRERRALHAHRTVFDDHLYEHRVAAVLRAVDVPHEADLGKSVSLLIPTRRPEQLDHVLRFVAAQSWTNRQLVLVPHGFDVPDDLAERAAEIGVPDLVVRPADRSLTLGACLNVALDAADGDLVAKLDDDNLYLPHYLTDLVRAHAYAQADVVGKWAHFVHLEQSGAVLLRFAEHEHRHTDLVQGGTILTSRERAREVGFPDLPRAVDTNFLRSIHAGGGTVYAADRFNFVSVRRAAGGHTWSISDNEILRRSSRLLFHGDPARHAEA; from the coding sequence GTGAGTCGGGCCCAGGACGCCCTCAAGCGACGAGCCCGCAAGGGCGCCAAGCGCGCCGTCGTCACCCTGCGCCGGGCCCGCACCCGCACCCGGGTGCTCGGCGGGCGACGCGACGTCCCCAAGCTCGACGCCGTGACCCTGCCGCGTCACGCCCCCGCCCGTGACGTGCACGCAGCCGTCGTCCTCGACGAGTTCTCCGTGCTGGCCCTGGGCTACGAGTGGCGCCAGACCCCGGTGCGCCCCGACTCCTGGCGGGCCGCGCTCGAGGCCGACCGCCCCGACGTCCTGTTCGTCGAGTCGGCCTGGAACGGCAACGACGGCACCTGGCGGCTCCACCTCACCGGGAGCCCGAGCGAGGAGCTGCAGGCCCTCGTGGCTTGGTGCCGCGAGCAGCAGGTCCCGACGGTCTTCTGGAACAAGGAGGACCCGCCCAACTACGACCTGTTCCTCGAGACCGCACGGCTGTTCGACCAGGTCTTCACCGTCGACGCCGACCGCATCCCGCACTACAAGTCCGACCTGGGCCACGACCGCGTCGACCTGCTGCAGTTCGCCGCGCAGCCCCAGATCCACAACCCCGTACGCCGCGGCAAGGGCCGGGTCTACCCGGTCGCCTTCGCCGGCACGTGGTTCGCCGACAAGCACCCCGACCGACGCCGTCAGCTGACCTACCTGCTGAGCCCGGCGCGCGACTTCGGCCTGCACATCTGGTCGCGGATGATGTCGGAGGACAAGCGCTACCAGTTCCCGCGGGAGTTCTCTCCCTACGTGGTCGGCAGCCTGCCCTACCCCAAGATGCTGGCCGGCTACACCGCCTACCAGGTGTTCCTCAACGTCAACTCGGTCACCACCAGCAAGACCATGTGCAGCCGCCGGCTCTTCGAGCTGTCCGCGGCGCAGACCGCGATCATCTCCACGCCGTCCCCGGCGATCGCCCCGGTGTTCGGCGCCGACGTCGAGGTCGTCCACGACTCCGACGAGACCCGGGCCGCCCTCGAGGTCCTGCTCGGCCACGACGACCTGCGCGAGCGGCGTGCCCTGCACGCCCACCGCACCGTCTTCGACGACCACCTCTACGAGCACCGCGTCGCCGCGGTGCTGCGCGCGGTCGACGTGCCGCACGAGGCCGACCTCGGCAAGTCGGTCAGCCTACTGATCCCGACGCGCCGCCCCGAGCAGCTCGACCACGTGCTGCGGTTCGTCGCGGCGCAGTCGTGGACCAACCGCCAGCTCGTGCTGGTGCCCCACGGCTTCGACGTGCCCGACGACCTCGCCGAGCGCGCGGCCGAGATCGGCGTGCCCGACCTCGTCGTCCGCCCTGCCGACCGGTCGCTCACGCTCGGTGCCTGCCTCAACGTCGCGCTCGACGCCGCCGACGGCGACCTGGTCGCCAAGCTCGACGACGACAACCTCTACCTGCCGCACTACCTGACCGACCTGGTCCGCGCCCACGCCTACGCGCAGGCCGACGTCGTCGGCAAGTGGGCCCACTTCGTCCACCTCGAGCAGAGCGGCGCCGTGCTGCTCCGCTTCGCCGAGCACGAGCACCGCCACACCGACCTGGTCCAGGGCGGCACGATCCTCACCTCGCGCGAGCGGGCCCGCGAGGTCGGCTTCCCCGACCTGCCGCGCGCGGTCGACACCAACTTCCTGCGCTCCATCCACGCCGGAGGCGGCACGGTCTACGCCGCCGACCGGTTCAACTTCGTGTCCGTGCGTCGCGCGGCCGGCGGCCACACGTGGTCGATCTCCGACAACGAGATCCTGCGCCGCTCCTCGCGACTGCTCTTCCACGGTGACCCTGCCCGACACGCGGAGGCCTGA
- the wecB gene encoding non-hydrolyzing UDP-N-acetylglucosamine 2-epimerase: MPDPAGLPPTSEPTSAPTPALTALHVTGARPNFPKAAPVLAALAERGVRNVLVHTGQHYDDAMSDVFFRELGIPRPDINLGVGSGTHATQTAAVLVGIEDLVLNGEHGRPDVIVVYGDVNSTVAAALVAAKLQIPLAHVEAGLRSFDRSMPEEVNRLVTDRLSDLLLATSADAVEHLTHEGTPAEAIHLVGNPMIDTLLANIDRYDVDAAREAHGLTGPYAVGTLHRPGNVDDPEDVKALVRALHGVADQLPVVIPLHPRGRAGLEAAGLLDHDGIRVVDPIGYIDFMGLVRGASVVVTDSGGVQEETTVLGVPCLTLRPNTERPVTITHGTNQLVTRDNLAQAVKEVLAAPGGDHPVPPLWDGHAGPRIAEVIVSFLAERESV; encoded by the coding sequence GTGCCTGACCCCGCTGGCCTCCCGCCCACCTCGGAGCCGACCTCGGCCCCGACCCCGGCGCTGACCGCGCTGCACGTCACCGGCGCGCGCCCCAACTTCCCCAAGGCCGCGCCCGTGCTGGCCGCGCTCGCCGAGCGCGGCGTGCGCAACGTGCTCGTCCACACCGGGCAGCACTACGACGACGCCATGTCCGACGTCTTCTTCCGCGAGCTCGGCATCCCCCGCCCCGACATCAACCTCGGCGTCGGCTCGGGCACCCACGCCACGCAGACCGCCGCGGTGCTGGTCGGCATCGAGGACCTCGTCCTCAACGGCGAGCACGGGCGCCCCGACGTCATCGTCGTCTACGGCGACGTCAACTCCACCGTCGCGGCCGCCCTGGTCGCCGCCAAGCTGCAGATCCCGCTGGCCCACGTCGAGGCCGGTCTGCGTAGCTTCGACCGCTCGATGCCCGAGGAGGTCAACCGACTCGTCACCGACCGCCTGTCCGACCTGCTGCTGGCCACCAGCGCCGACGCCGTCGAGCACCTGACCCACGAGGGCACCCCGGCCGAGGCCATCCACCTGGTCGGCAACCCGATGATCGACACCCTGCTGGCCAACATCGACCGCTACGACGTCGATGCGGCCCGCGAGGCGCACGGCCTGACCGGTCCCTACGCCGTCGGCACGCTCCACCGCCCCGGCAACGTCGACGACCCCGAGGACGTCAAGGCCCTGGTCCGTGCGCTCCACGGCGTCGCCGACCAGCTGCCGGTCGTCATCCCGCTCCACCCGCGCGGTCGCGCGGGCCTCGAGGCCGCCGGCCTGCTCGACCACGACGGCATCCGCGTGGTCGACCCGATCGGCTACATCGACTTCATGGGCCTGGTCCGCGGCGCGTCCGTCGTGGTGACCGACTCCGGCGGCGTGCAGGAAGAGACCACCGTCCTGGGCGTGCCCTGCCTGACCCTGCGGCCCAACACCGAGCGCCCGGTGACGATCACCCACGGCACCAACCAGCTCGTGACCCGAGACAACCTCGCGCAGGCCGTCAAGGAGGTCCTCGCGGCCCCCGGTGGCGACCACCCGGTGCCCCCGCTCTGGGACGGCCACGCCGGCCCTCGCATCGCCGAGGTCATCGTGTCCTTCCTGGCGGAGCGGGAGAGCGTGTGA